In Mytilus trossulus isolate FHL-02 chromosome 6, PNRI_Mtr1.1.1.hap1, whole genome shotgun sequence, a single window of DNA contains:
- the LOC134721908 gene encoding galaxin-like: protein MEETLYFIVLIILSQVHVITGAGGRGAYTHMKYCESKLYNPRYQTCCDGVITVPGGWPCCKTEVYNSENAICCKDKIHYKKGASCCKDEAYNPEYETCCDEKIYSVKDGNCCGEKLYDPRTEKCCKGSINDKVESFYQCCSDTAYNPLHDTCCSGKLYPERDLQCCGEKSYNPLHESCCSGNLYLHSGLKCCGDTTYNPLHGTCCSGKLYSQGGLQCCGDTTYNPLHGTCCSGNLYPHSGLQCCGGSGYSPLHHTCCSGKLYSIGGLECISCGGESYSPLHETCCSGKLYPHSGLQCCGDSGYSPLHQTCCSDKLYSIGGLECNSCGGESYSPLHETCCFGKLYPHSGLQCCGDSGYSPLHQTCCSGNLYSIGGLECNSCGGESYSPLHETCCSGKLYPHSGLQCCGDSAYSPLHHTCCNGIVYEPSGLSCCGTQAYDSSILSCCNGKITHVYSICSTDRRSMSDYKEVLRRFSPLLIF, encoded by the exons ATGGAAGAGACACTTTACTTCATCGTGTTGATAATCTTATCGCAagtacatgttataacaggagcaGGAGGTAGAGGAGCATATACACACA tgaAGTACTGTGAATCCAAGCTTTATAATCCCCGGTATCAGACTTGCTGTGACGGCGTGATAACTGTTCCTGGAGGATGGCCATGTTGCAAAACAGAGGTTTATAATTCAGAAAATGCTATTTGCTGTAAAGATAAAATTCATTATAAGAAAGGTGCGTCCTGCTGCAAGGACGAGGCATATAATCCGGAATATGAAACATGTTGCGATGAAAAGATATATTCTGTAAAGGACGGAAATTGCTGCGGTGAGAAACTTTATGACCCAAGGACAGAGAAATGTTGCAAAGGATCGATAAATGATAAAGTAGAATCATTTTACCAGTGTTGCTCAGACACGGCATACAATCCTTTGCACGACACATGTTGTTCCGGTAAACTTTATCCAGAAAGGGATCTACAGTGTTGTGGAGAAAAGTCTTACAATCCTTTACACGAATCATGTTGTTCCGGTAATCTGTATTTACACAGTGGACTAAAGTGTTGTGGAGACACCACATACAATCCTTTGCATGGAACATGTTGTTCCGGTAAACTGTATTCACAAGGAGGACTACAGTGTTGTGGCGACACAACATACAATCCTTTGCATGGGACATGTTGTTCTGGCAATCTGTATCCACACAGTGGACTACAGTGTTGTGGAGGCTCGGGTTACAGTCCTTTGCACCACACGTGTTGTTCTGGTAAACTGTATTCAATAGGAGGGCTAGAGTGTATCAGTTGTGGAGGCGAGAGTTATAGCCCTTTACATGAAACATGCTGTTCCGGTAAACTGTATCCTCACAGTGGACTACAGTGTTGTGGAGACTCGGGTTACAGTCCTTTGCACCAAACGTGTTGTTCCGATAAATTGTATTCAATAGGAGGGCTAGAGTGTAACAGTTGTGGAGGCGAGAGTTACAGTCCTTTACATGAAACATGTTGTTTCGGTAAACTGTATCCACACAGTGGACTACAGTGTTGTGGAGACTCGGGTTACAGTCCTTTGCATCAAACGTGTTGTTCCGGTAACCTGTATTCAATTGGAGGGTTAGAGTGTAACAGTTGTGGAGGCGAGAGTTATAGCCCTTTACATGAAACATGTTGTTCCGGTAAACTTTATCCACACAGTGGACTACAGTGTTGTGGAGACTCGGCTTACAGTCCTTTGCATCACACATGTTGCAATGGAATTGTTTATGAACCAAGTGGTTTATCATGTTGTGGTACACAGGCATATGACTCTTCTATTCTGTCATGCTGCAATGGCAAGATCACGCATGTATACTCTATATGTTCCACAGACAGGCGGTCAATGAGTGATTATAAGGAAGTGCTTAGAAGATTTTCTCCATTGTTGATTTTTTGA